CTAAACCCTGTCTTTCACATTCATTCGATCTCCTGGTTATTGCGGTATGCGCTCTTGCTTGTATATAGATTTTTGTTATTGCATTGTATTGATACACGTACGGATGCTGGGCTGAACATTTGGTGGGTCAGATGAATTGGTGTGTGTAATTTATGGTTGTTGTAGAGTACGTTTGAGCCTATTGTTAggtaatttgtttttgtagatgaagaagcTTAAGACAGAACCTCCTGTTGCGAGGAGGTTCAGGTTGTCGCATTTTCTTCTCGTAATTGGATTGTTGTATTTAGTTTTCATATCGTTTAAGTTTCCACGTTTTTTGGAAATTGCTACAACGTTGAGTGGGGATGAAAGTAATACTGGGTTGGATGGGGCAGTCGGAGTGGATGGGGAAGGGGTGGATTTTAGCAAACCATCGTTGGCTTCCGTTTATAAGGATACATTTCATCGGAAATTGGAAGATAACCAGCACTTAGAAGCACCATTGATGCCTAAAACAGAGCCACTCGAAGAGGTGAATAATGTTACCGGACCTATTAAGCCGATTCAGCATAAATATGGTCGGATTACTGGTAAAGTTTCGATTCAGCAGAATCATACTAATGACTTTTCCATCCTCGAGAGAATGGCAGATGAAGCTTGGACATTAGGCTTGAAGGCTTGGGAAGAAGTGGATAAATTTGGATTAAATGAGACTACTGAAAGTTCTATGCTCGAGGGAAAGCCTGAGTCGTGTCCTTCATGGATATCTACGGAAGGGAAGGAACTGTTGGAGGGAGATGGAATCATGTTCCTTCCTTGTGGGCTTGCTGCAGGTTCATCTATTACAATAATTGGAACCCCGCATCACGCTCATGTGGAGTATGTACCCCAACTTTTGAAGCTGGGAGGTGATCCTACGGTTTTGGTTTCACAGTTCATGGTTGAATTGCAAGGATTGAAATCAGTTGATGGTGAAGACCCACCAAAGATCCTTCACTTGAATCCACGACTGAAAGGCGATTGGAGTAAACGACCGGTCATTGAACATAATACATGTTACAGGATGCAGTGGGGAACGGCTCAAAGGTGTGATGGCTTGCCATCAAGTAGCGACGATGAAATGCTTGGTGAGATTAATCTCCCCCTTTCtgttttcttgtgtttttcATCACTAGCATTCAATCACTCCCGTGTGACACGCATAACCGGTGATGGTGTATGATGGCtgcaaattatttttcttctcgaCAATAGTGTAAACTAGTAAATGAggaatattttcaatttggtcCAGCTAAAAGAATGATTCTGTTCAGCATGTGTCCCCCCCCCCNNNNNNNNNNNNNNNNNNNNNNNNNNNNNNNNNNNNNNNNNNNNNNNNNNNNNNNNNNNNNNNNNNNNNNNNNNNNNNNNNNNNNNNNNNNNNNNNNNNNNNNNNNNNNNNNNNNNNNNNNNNNNNNNNNNNNNNNNNNNNNNNNNNNNNNNNNNNNNNNNNNNNNNNNNNNNNNNNNNNNNNNNNNNNNNNNNNNNNNNNNNNNNNNNNNNNNNNNNNNNNNNNNNNNNNCCCCCCCACACACTTATAGTAGGAATTCTTAAGTTGGTTAGAGTCTTAGCTCGTATTTGATAGTCTAGATGTGCATTGGAGTTCTGTTTCTAGACGGATTTCTTGTCCTCATTGAAATCTAGCCAGGAGTCCTAATTTTCTCAATCTATGGTGAGGAAGGTAAAGGTTATGAAATCTCTGatcttgatttatttattttccattaatttGAATCTACTCACCAACGATTTCAATTCCCAACTCAATTTTTTCCACTCTTTTAGCCGTGCTATAGTGCCAACGCCATCTTACATTTTGTTCCCTTTCAATCCTCTTATTTGACAGTTGATGGAAATCTTCGTTGTGATAAATGGCTGAGGAGTGATATTGTAGactcaaaagaaacaaaaacatccTCATGGTTCAAGAGATTCATAGGGAGGGAGCAGAAGCCAGAAGTAACCTGGCCATTTCCCTTTGTGGAGGGTAGATTGTTTATCCTCACACTACGTGCAGGCGTTGATGGATACCATATTAATGTTGGGGGTCGGCACTTGACTTCTTTTGCCTATCGCCCTGTAAGTATGTAGAGAAGAGGAGGATGCAGATAGCTATTTCATCTTCTGTGAATATTCATTCGTGTTTGATGTTTTTCTTACTGCTGCAGTTGGTATAGATCATCTCTCCCATGCtgttttaacattttcttaCATCTTTGTTTGACTTTCATTTAGGGATTTACGCTTGAAGATGCAACTGGATTAGCTGTTAAAGGAGATGTAGACATTCATTCTACATATGCTACATCTCTTCCTACCTCTCATCCAAGCTTCTCTCCCCATCGAGTTCTTGAGATGTCAGAGAAATGGAAATCTCAGCCTTTACCAAAGAAATCGGTCTATCTTTTTATTGGTGTTCTATCTGCTACTAATCACTTTGCGGAGCGCATGGCTGTTAGGAAAACTTGGATGCAATCTTCAGCTGTGAAGTCATCAAATGTAGTTGTTCGCTTCTTTGTTGCACTGGTATGACTCTTGTGTTCATCCCTCTAAGGTATCTGTGTTCCATTTTTCTGGCAACAAAATCTATATATGCTATTTTCCACGGACAAAGGAATAGGTTTACATATGAAAGGAAAACAACAAGAAAGCATGCAATGGTTAGCCATGCTggttcacatttttttaaaataagaatttatGAACTGCGCTGCAATGTTGTATTGTAATCCTGTGAGTCGGATGTGTTCTTGTATCAACGCCATTGAAGCGGCGgttcatatttcttttcattattgttattttgtatttcttctCATGTATAATCTCGCCGTGTAGAATCCGAGGAATGAGGTCAATGCTGTGCTGAAGAAGGAAGCCGCATACTTCGGTGATATTGTGATCCTGCCCTTCATGGACCGCTATGAGCTAGTTGTTCTCAAGACTATTGCTATATGTGAGTTTGGGGTGAGTTTGCGTTTCCCTTCTTCTGTTTATCACTATTTGGATCTGTTTGACTTTAGTGTATGCTGTTTTTCATTGGGTTAAGTACTCCACTTTTCTCCTTGTAGGCTGTGAATTTGACGGCTTCATATGTTATGAAATGTGATGACGACACCTTTGTGAGGGTGGAAACTGTTATAAAACAGATTGAAGGCATTTCATCCAAGAAGTCCCTATACATGGGCAATCTCAACCTCTTGCATCGCCCTCTCAGACATGGAAAATGGGCAGTCACATATTTggtaaattgaagaaaatttggCTATTTTGTGCTTTTATCCTACTTGTTGCATCCTTGGAATTACAATGGCTTGGCTAATCCACCAGTACTTCTAGATCACTTTCGTCAATCAAGAAATGTTTAGCATAGCATTGCTGCTTGAAAACTAAGATTGGCCATTGACATAACTCCTCCTAGGCTAGCACAAAGGAGGGCTTTTTCTGATGGAAAGAACTCGGTGTTGTTATTCATCAACAAGAGGGTATAAACCTATGGAGGACCGGGTAGCTTATTCGCTCTCAACCTGATTATCCCAATTCTCATCataaaaattgtgaggtttcacatcgattggagaggggaacaaaacattccttacaaggtgtgaaaacctctccctagcatacgcgttttaaaaccttgagtggaagccttagaagggaaacccaaagatgacaatacctgctagcggtgggcttgggctgttacaaatggtattagaggcaGGTTccgggcggtgtgtcagcgaggacgctggcccccaagggggtgaattgtaaggttccacatcggttggagaggagaacgaaacattccttataagagtctggaaacattccttgtaaggttCCGCATTTCGAAACCTTTACGGTAAGCtcttgaagggaaagctcaaagagtaCAGTATCTCCTCGccattacaaaaatatacCCTCTCACAACACTTGCATTCTCTAACATTTCCTTCCCGACTCTCTTTCATTCCTATTTCTCATCACTTAATTAAAGTACAAAAGTCGGCCCACCTAACCCTTTCCTTTAATATACATTTATCACTGATGGCCTATCACTCTCTTTACACCTTTTAAACAAAAAGCTTTGAACAatcctttttgtttcctttttcatgCCAATGACTTATTTCCATGTACGGTAACAGGAATGGCCAGAAGAAGTGTATCCTCCATACGCCAATGGCCCAGGATATATCATTTCCATTGACATTGTCAAATACATTGTGGCTCAACATGAAAGCAGGAGCTTGAGGGTCAGTTTGAGAATACAAGCCTCGATGtctctgtttgtttgtttgttttatacCGCTTTTGTGTATTAACTTGATGTTTTTGACATGAAAGATATTCAAGATGGAGGATGTGAGCATGGGAATGTGGGTCGAGCAGTTCAACAGTACGGTGGCGATCGTTCAGTACTCGCACAGCTGGAAATTCTGCCAGTATGGGTGCATGGAGGACTATTTTACAGCACACTATCAATCTCCAAGGCAGATAATTTGCCTGTGGGATAAATTAACGCAGGGCCAAGCTCACTGTTGCAACTTCAGGTGACAATTTCCCACAATTTTTACCCGCTCTATTTCTACCTGTGTTTATTGTTCAGTGTTAGCGTTACAAACTGTGATGCATGAtaactcttaattttttttcttcttcttttctttttatgtttcatCAACAACAATTTTCCTGTATAGATTATAATGTGGAATGGGAATTTTGATATGAGGTAGCATGATTACTCCTCTTCTTATTTCACTTTCACCCCAACTCTCGATGATCtcgtaattattttcattaaattattttcattatacGAGCCAGTTTCACATGTTTCatcgatttttttaatttttatgccTAATAAGTCCATTACTTTTGAATTCTAAAGATTTTAGATATGCCATGTTATAAAGCAAAGGATGATAACGACTCACCAACtcaataaaaatgtaatatattAAGGGGTATAAATTTGTCACAAAAAAAAgaggtaaaataaataaacacgAGCAACTAGAAACAATACTTTTTGGCCGATCGATTTTAACATTCAGATATTCGAATTTCTACCCGTACAtgtcattaaattaaaagaaaaaaaaaaagaatattttcttgtttttgcttttgggaacaatcttaatttaaaagttttgaggAATTCAATGTTGGGAAGGATAGGATAAGATGAGCAAATTGCAGAAGAAAAGGATTTGATTTGAAGTAAAGCCTTAAATCTTCTTTTCCTCCCATTGGATCTTGGAATTACATGGGTCCCATCCTTCCCAATCAAATTTGGGGGAAatttaatatacatttttcattaatttcattatatttaaatactactattaatataattttaaagaaaattaatatatcaaaattcacaattttcaaattaatcttttttccCTTGAAGTTTAGCATAAATATTTCACCaagttataatatatttttttaacggtCCTTGAGGAtatattataaactaaaattttattataaaaattgagtaaaactagatatttaaataactaactaacaaacaaataaatatatgtgtCGAAGTGTGTTCGCACGTGCCGGGACCATGTCCGACGTGTCATTTATCAACTTGCTTTTGTTCCTCCGTCGTTGCCGACACGACACCCGTCTGCCTTGCTGGATCTCATGCCGTCCTGGCGCGTAATCCAACTCTCCTACTGGGTCCCGCTTTACTGTCGGCAGCTCCGGCGCGTGTTCCTCACGACCCCCGCTGCCAAACAAAACGGTTTCTACGCGGCAGTTGGATGCGTCGTTAACATTCATATCGGGACCACTTGCTGCCAAACACAAGCGTTCCCGCGAAGAAAGATCTCCACGTGGCGCGTCCAGCGCGACGGAAATAGGGACGTGGctgatatttgttttttaaattttatttgcaGTCACGGAATTTTTATGATACTTAAATGAATGACAAAAGTACcctttattttaataacaaaaagcgcttaattaaataattttttttatttaaaaaaaaaagcatactAAATTCCACCGGACGTTATGTTACACAATAATTATTTGGCTGCATAATCAATGTCatttgattaattattataattgtaattatgtgaaataaaaatatcagtTTAAGATTTAACTAATAATTTGTGTAAATTAAAACTTCCACAActaattagaaaaatacataatcaaaatattaatttaacaaaaaaaaaaaaaattttccatttaatttaaatattaaatactaaatactaaatataaagtaaagaattttatttaatgtgcATATTCCAAACTTTATTGTAATAGaaactaaaagaatatatataaaatgggATATACCTTTTCTgaaatagttatttttaatgaatttatatttaatttataaatgaaaattaaaactttaccTCCAACAATTTTGtaccaattttaaaaataattaattaaaaagttaaaaatagatttatttttctgttttttaattgggaaaattgaattaaaagtGATTTTGGATGGAGCCGAAGCACTGATtccaaaatggaaagaaaggaagGTGTTTTTGGTAATTTGGGAGTTCTCCCGAGCCCTGTCCCATCGTCTTCAATCCTCTTCTTTCCCGCTTATCCGCTTTCACAGTGCTCTCTCTGAGATTGAAAAGCATTGAAGAAAACGATGAAACACGGATCCAACCCCACAACCAGCTACCACCAAATCATCCAAATTTCATTCCAAACCCCACAACCATCCAGatttttattctctctttctctcctttcccttcttttaaGCTCACTCTTTCTCTATGACAATgccatttcatttccttcccTTATTCCTTATAAACATCCCACCCAACCACCGTTTTCCAACGGTTACTTTATCCCTCTCTCAATGACACAGAAAAGAAACGGAAAATCCAGCAAATAAACCCTTTAAATTTGCCTTTACTTGCATTCTTCTGCGAGTGGTGAGGTTTCTGGAGGTGGGTTTTTCCAGATTCAGCCAGGAGTTGAAGAGATTGGCGTTTAGAGACAGACCCAGATGGATTTATCTTCGTTTTTGACGTCCTTAGGGACGTCTTTCGTGAtatttttgattttgatgcttGTTTTCGCTTGGCTTTCTTCAAAGCCTGGCAACCATGTCGTTTATTACCCGAATCGAATCCTCAAGGGTCTTGATCCTACCGGCGGGTCGAGGACTAGGAGCCCGTTTGCTTGGATTCAGGAAGCTCTGTCTTCTTCTGAGCAGGATGTGATCTCTATGTCTGGGGTTGATACTGCTGTGTACTTTGTGTTTTTGGCCACTGgtttgttcttatttctttctcGAACGTTGCAGTTTCAATTCGAATCATGTTCTTGTGTGttcatattgttttaaatgttgTTTCAGTGCTGGGGATTTTTGTGCTGTCTGCCGTTGTTCTGCTACCAGTTCTTATTCCAATTGCTGTCACAGATGATGGTATTAAGAATGCTAAAATGATCAATAACCAAACCGTTGAGACTTTCAGTGAACTTGACAACTTATCCATGGGAAATATCAATGTAAGCAACGCTAACCACGTTTGGactagaaaatgaagaacaaaaattgatattGAACTGGGGGCTTGGCCTTTATGTTGGTTTGGTACTCAGATTTGAGTTTTGACTTGTTTTCATATGCAGCTGCGGAGTAATCGGCTATGGGCCTTCTTATTAGCCACTTACTGGGTTTCCTTTGTGGCATATTACCTGACATGGAAAGCTTATAATCATGTCTCAGCTCTGAGAGCTGAAGCTCTAATGTCTCCAGAAATAAAGGCTGAACAATTTGCCATTATTGTTAGAGATATCCCTCCTGTTCCTGAAGGTCAAACTAGAAAGGAACAGGTTGATTCCTTTTTTAGGAAACTTTACCCAGATGCATTCTATCGCTCAATGATCGTCACAGACAACAAAGAGGTTTGTTCATCATTTCAACTCTCTCACTTTTGCTTGATCTTGTAGTACGTTTTGTGGTTCTTTTCTGGTTGAAATATACTTCTCTGTGggatttttaagaaattttttgaattgtaTCTGtgaattatattcaaatagtTTTGAATTCTTCCAC
This sequence is a window from Cucurbita pepo subsp. pepo cultivar mu-cu-16 chromosome LG19, ASM280686v2, whole genome shotgun sequence. Protein-coding genes within it:
- the LOC111781349 gene encoding hydroxyproline O-galactosyltransferase GALT2-like, which translates into the protein MKKLKTEPPVARRFRLSHFLLVIGLLYLVFISFKFPRFLEIATTLSGDESNTGLDGAVGVDGEGVDFSKPSLASVYKDTFHRKLEDNQHLEAPLMPKTEPLEEVNNVTGPIKPIQHKYGRITGKVSIQQNHTNDFSILERMADEAWTLGLKAWEEVDKFGLNETTESSMLEGKPESCPSWISTEGKELLEGDGIMFLPCGLAAGSSITIIGTPHHAHVEYVPQLLKLGGDPTVLVSQFMVELQGLKSVDGEDPPKILHLNPRLKGDWSKRPVIEHNTCYRMQWGTAQRCDGLPSSSDDEMLVDGNLRCDKWLRSDIVDSKETKTSSWFKRFIGREQKPEVTWPFPFVEGRLFILTLRAGVDGYHINVGGRHLTSFAYRPGFTLEDATGLAVKGDVDIHSTYATSLPTSHPSFSPHRVLEMSEKWKSQPLPKKSVYLFIGVLSATNHFAERMAVRKTWMQSSAVKSSNVVVRFFVALNPRNEVNAVLKKEAAYFGDIVILPFMDRYELVVLKTIAICEFGAVNLTASYVMKCDDDTFVRVETVIKQIEGISSKKSLYMGNLNLLHRPLRHGKWAVTYLEWPEEVYPPYANGPGYIISIDIVKYIVAQHESRSLRIFKMEDVSMGMWVEQFNSTVAIVQYSHSWKFCQYGCMEDYFTAHYQSPRQIICLWDKLTQGQAHCCNFR